One Halobacterium sp. DL1 DNA window includes the following coding sequences:
- a CDS encoding acetyltransferase yields the protein MPGPILEVGDDVVLRTVERDDAAFLQRLFTDPYARLGFHEQSHKNENEVEELVEEQIEDESNAGYLACVDEEDAPWEQPDDGDTTPVAFVYASHVDRDRPRLVLWVPPEHRGDGHGTAALELALEGLFRTYDAHTVGAEVLEGDDIAREAFEAVGFTDEGRGRELAFVEGEYRDLIQFGLLREEWEDR from the coding sequence ATGCCGGGTCCGATTCTGGAGGTGGGGGACGACGTCGTGCTTCGGACCGTCGAGCGCGACGACGCGGCGTTCCTCCAGCGCCTGTTCACGGACCCGTACGCACGTCTCGGATTCCACGAGCAGAGCCACAAGAACGAGAACGAGGTCGAGGAACTGGTCGAGGAGCAGATAGAGGACGAGAGCAACGCAGGCTACCTCGCGTGCGTCGACGAGGAGGACGCCCCATGGGAGCAACCCGACGACGGCGACACGACGCCAGTAGCGTTCGTCTACGCGAGCCACGTCGACCGCGACCGGCCGCGACTGGTCCTCTGGGTGCCACCCGAACACCGCGGCGACGGCCACGGCACGGCCGCCCTCGAACTCGCGCTCGAGGGGCTGTTCCGTACGTACGACGCCCACACCGTCGGCGCGGAGGTGCTGGAGGGCGACGACATCGCGAGGGAGGCGTTCGAGGCCGTCGGCTTCACTGACGAGGGCCGCGGCCGCGAACTCGCGTTCGTCGAAGGCGAGTACCGTGATCTGATCCAGTTCGGACTACTCCGCGAGGAGTGGGAGGACCGCTAA
- a CDS encoding GCN5 family acetyltransferase — MPGAVFRRGDRVTLRPVERADAEFIQRGHNHPEVGVSLGLNRPENESEAESSIEGHEDDPLNVGLLVCLEDGDEPTPIGKVSLQNLQHTRPELSYWILPEHHGNGYGTEAVEVLVDYAFNAHEIRGLQAQAFAPNEGSVGVLDNVGFTHEGTLRDARFRDGEYVDVVWYGLLREEWEDR; from the coding sequence ATGCCAGGTGCAGTGTTTCGGCGCGGCGACCGGGTGACCCTCCGCCCGGTCGAGCGCGCGGACGCCGAGTTCATCCAGCGCGGCCACAACCATCCGGAGGTCGGGGTCTCGCTGGGGTTGAACAGACCGGAGAACGAGTCCGAGGCGGAGTCCAGCATCGAGGGCCACGAGGACGACCCGCTGAACGTCGGTCTGCTCGTCTGCCTCGAGGACGGCGACGAGCCGACCCCCATCGGGAAGGTGTCGCTGCAGAACCTCCAGCACACGCGCCCCGAGCTCTCCTACTGGATTCTCCCGGAACACCACGGGAACGGGTACGGCACGGAAGCCGTCGAGGTGCTCGTTGACTACGCGTTCAACGCCCACGAGATCCGTGGCCTGCAGGCGCAGGCGTTCGCCCCGAACGAGGGGTCCGTCGGGGTCCTGGACAACGTCGGCTTCACCCACGAGGGGACGCTCCGGGACGCGCGATTCCGCGACGGCGAGTACGTCGACGTGGTGTGGTACGGACTACTCCGTGAGGAGTGGGAGGACCGCTAA
- a CDS encoding acetyltransferase: MPGPVVVADDDVVLRTVERDDAAFLQRSCTDPRIRYSLGSIHHRSLSQQEEGIEHWVEEDGNAVFVACVDDEDAPAGHPGENETTPVGSFSARHVDGDRAWLAYWLVPEFHGEGYGREMAELGIDYLFENYDLHGISAGAYEFNDASRGLLEAMGFTQVARRRESRYIDGDYYDETQYDVLRREWEDD; the protein is encoded by the coding sequence ATGCCGGGACCAGTCGTCGTCGCCGACGACGACGTCGTGCTTCGGACCGTCGAGCGGGACGACGCGGCGTTCCTCCAGCGGTCCTGCACGGACCCCCGCATCCGGTACTCCCTCGGATCGATCCACCACCGCTCGCTCTCCCAGCAGGAGGAGGGCATCGAGCACTGGGTGGAGGAAGACGGCAACGCCGTGTTCGTCGCCTGCGTGGACGACGAGGATGCGCCGGCGGGCCACCCTGGCGAGAACGAGACGACCCCCGTCGGGAGCTTCAGCGCCCGGCACGTCGACGGCGACCGGGCGTGGCTGGCGTACTGGCTCGTTCCGGAGTTCCACGGCGAGGGCTACGGTCGCGAGATGGCCGAACTCGGCATCGACTACCTGTTCGAGAACTACGACCTCCACGGCATCAGCGCGGGCGCCTACGAGTTCAACGATGCGTCCCGCGGACTCCTCGAGGCGATGGGTTTCACGCAGGTGGCGCGTCGCCGCGAGTCCCGCTACATCGACGGGGACTACTACGACGAGACCCAGTACGACGTGCTGCGGCGGGAGTGGGAGGACGACTGA
- a CDS encoding molecular chaperone DnaJ (chaperone Hsp40; co-chaperone with DnaK; Participates actively in the response to hyperosmotic and heat shock by preventing the aggregation of stress-denatured proteins and by disaggregating proteins, also in an autonomous, dnaK-independent fashion): MSEDFYEVLGVGRDASDEDIQQAYREKVSEYHPDVNDDPDAEEKFRKIQKAKDVLTDEEKRQQYDQLGHDRYEEAEKRGGAGGGAGAGQGNPFGGAGGAGGMGDIFEQFFGGGGGRGQQRPQQGRDLRTRLGIDLEEAYEGVEKQVTVRRPERCPDCDGAGYPEDADVRTCPQCDGHGQVTQVRQTPLGRVQQTQECSRCGGDGELHSETCSTCSGQGQVRKEATLTVDVPAGIRSGQTLRMEREGAPGDKGAPNGDLLVEVEVEEHPDFEREGDDLHHRHAVSFPQAVFGDDIEVPTLDGAASFDLEAGTQSGETFRLKGKGMPRLRRRGHGNLYVTVQVVTPDSLNEEQREALEAFAEAGGEEIDVDQGFFEKLKSSF, translated from the coding sequence ATGAGCGAGGACTTCTACGAGGTGCTCGGCGTGGGTCGGGACGCCAGCGACGAGGACATACAGCAGGCCTACCGCGAGAAGGTGTCGGAGTACCACCCAGACGTGAACGACGACCCGGACGCCGAGGAGAAGTTCCGGAAGATACAGAAAGCAAAGGACGTGCTGACCGACGAGGAGAAGCGCCAGCAGTACGACCAACTCGGCCACGATCGGTACGAGGAGGCCGAGAAGCGCGGCGGCGCCGGTGGTGGTGCGGGCGCCGGCCAGGGCAACCCGTTCGGCGGCGCCGGGGGCGCTGGCGGCATGGGCGACATCTTCGAGCAGTTCTTCGGCGGCGGGGGCGGCCGCGGCCAGCAGCGCCCCCAGCAGGGCCGCGACCTCCGCACGCGCCTCGGTATCGACCTGGAGGAGGCCTACGAGGGCGTCGAGAAGCAGGTGACCGTCCGGCGGCCCGAACGCTGCCCGGACTGCGACGGCGCCGGCTACCCCGAGGACGCCGACGTCCGAACCTGCCCGCAGTGCGACGGCCACGGGCAGGTGACGCAGGTCCGCCAGACCCCGCTCGGCCGCGTCCAGCAGACCCAGGAGTGTTCGCGCTGCGGCGGCGACGGCGAACTCCACTCCGAGACGTGTTCGACCTGCAGTGGTCAGGGCCAGGTCCGCAAAGAAGCCACACTCACCGTCGACGTTCCCGCTGGCATCCGCTCCGGGCAGACCCTCCGCATGGAACGCGAGGGCGCGCCCGGCGACAAGGGCGCCCCGAACGGCGACCTCCTCGTCGAGGTCGAGGTCGAAGAGCATCCGGACTTCGAGCGCGAGGGCGACGACCTCCACCACCGCCACGCCGTCTCCTTCCCGCAGGCCGTCTTCGGCGACGACATCGAGGTGCCGACGCTCGACGGCGCCGCCTCCTTCGACCTCGAAGCCGGCACGCAGAGCGGCGAGACGTTCCGCCTCAAAGGGAAGGGGATGCCCCGTCTCCGCCGTCGCGGCCACGGGAACCTCTACGTCACCGTCCAGGTCGTCACGCCCGACTCGCTCAACGAGGAGCAACGCGAGGCCCTCGAAGCGTTCGCGGAAGCCGGCGGCGAGGAAATCGACGTCGACCAGGGGTTCTTCGAGAAGCTGAAAAGCTCCTTCTGA
- a CDS encoding acetyltransferase: MPGPVVERGERVTFRTVEREDAAFQQRAATDPRVRYLLGLAEYENEATAGELIERRSESDSTLSFVVCLDDEDAPAGHPNGSETTPIGMVHAHGVDGERAPLAYWLLPAHHGEGYGSEAATLLVDTVFRTTSVHSVSAGAFAHNDASRGLLESLGFTQERRLREATYADGEYRDFVDYGLLRREWREE, encoded by the coding sequence ATGCCAGGGCCGGTCGTGGAGCGCGGCGAGCGCGTGACCTTCCGCACCGTCGAGCGTGAAGACGCCGCGTTCCAACAGCGCGCGGCGACCGACCCCCGTGTCCGCTACCTCCTCGGACTGGCCGAGTACGAGAACGAGGCGACGGCCGGGGAGCTCATCGAGCGCCGCAGCGAGAGCGACAGTACGCTGAGTTTCGTCGTCTGCCTGGACGACGAGGACGCGCCTGCCGGCCACCCGAACGGCTCCGAGACGACGCCAATCGGGATGGTTCACGCCCACGGCGTCGACGGCGAGCGCGCCCCACTGGCCTACTGGCTGCTCCCGGCACACCACGGCGAAGGCTACGGCAGTGAGGCAGCCACGCTGCTCGTCGACACCGTGTTCCGGACGACGAGCGTCCACAGCGTCAGCGCGGGCGCGTTCGCGCACAACGACGCCTCGCGCGGCCTCCTGGAGTCACTCGGGTTCACCCAGGAGCGGCGCCTGCGGGAGGCGACGTACGCCGACGGCGAGTACCGCGACTTCGTGGACTACGGACTGCTCCGCCGCGAGTGGCGCGAAGAATAA
- a CDS encoding ferredoxin gives MAAEPDDMRPVASRAELDEEGRMVVTEDGQAIALFSHEGEVYAVDNRCPHMGFPLTRGTLDDGVLTCHWHHARFELEEGDTFDPWADDVQTFPVEIRDGEVYLDPDPPRTVPPNVHWRNRLADGLHENLSLVMAKAVVGLDDEDEGFHTPIETAVDFGTKYRVAGWGRGLTTLGCTANLYSQVGGRDKRRAMFTGVREVADDCAGEPPRFQQYAFENRDLSKDRLESWFRESVEVRDDDGAERCLLTAVACLDPEDVADIVFTAATDSLYLNGGHTVDFLNKAFTTLDHVGWHGDGEDPNAAKVLASTVDQLTDATRSEELSSWRTPVDVAELVFAVHERLPDLVAAGDGKEWDEPVAFVEELLVDDPEHVVDALTGAIREGATQTELADAVARAATRRVAWFATNNEFSDWNTVHHTFSYANAVFEATQRTDATALYRGCFDAAISIYLDRFLNSPRAPLPTPDDSDRDPADVREDLLACFDEQGQVNSAATLVSEHFDAGGDVDDLKRALGRGLLREDAGFHTIQNVEGHFARHDAVDDAWEKRLALMAAARYMAAHFPTRRSNEQTFSIATRLHRGEKLHEAE, from the coding sequence ATGGCCGCAGAACCCGACGACATGCGCCCCGTCGCGTCGCGAGCCGAACTCGACGAAGAGGGACGGATGGTCGTCACCGAGGACGGGCAGGCCATCGCGCTCTTCTCCCACGAGGGCGAGGTGTACGCCGTCGACAACCGCTGTCCGCACATGGGGTTCCCGCTCACGCGCGGGACCCTCGACGACGGCGTGCTGACTTGCCACTGGCACCACGCCCGCTTCGAACTCGAGGAGGGCGACACCTTCGACCCGTGGGCGGACGACGTGCAGACCTTCCCCGTCGAAATCCGGGACGGCGAGGTGTACCTCGACCCCGACCCCCCACGAACCGTCCCCCCGAACGTCCACTGGCGGAACCGACTCGCCGATGGCCTCCACGAGAACCTCTCGCTCGTGATGGCGAAGGCCGTCGTCGGCCTCGACGACGAGGACGAGGGGTTCCACACGCCAATCGAGACGGCCGTCGACTTCGGGACGAAGTACCGGGTGGCGGGCTGGGGGCGCGGACTCACCACGCTGGGCTGCACCGCGAACCTCTACTCGCAGGTCGGCGGCCGCGACAAGCGCCGCGCCATGTTCACCGGCGTCCGCGAGGTGGCCGACGACTGCGCGGGCGAACCCCCGCGGTTCCAGCAGTACGCCTTCGAGAACCGGGACCTCTCGAAGGACCGCCTCGAATCCTGGTTCCGGGAGAGCGTCGAGGTCCGGGACGACGACGGCGCCGAACGCTGCCTGCTCACGGCTGTCGCCTGTCTCGACCCCGAGGACGTCGCCGACATCGTGTTCACCGCGGCGACCGACTCCCTATACCTGAACGGTGGGCACACGGTCGACTTCCTGAACAAGGCGTTCACGACGCTGGACCACGTCGGGTGGCACGGCGACGGGGAGGACCCGAACGCGGCGAAAGTCCTCGCTTCCACGGTCGACCAACTGACCGACGCCACCCGTTCGGAGGAGCTGTCGTCGTGGCGCACCCCTGTCGACGTCGCCGAACTGGTGTTCGCCGTCCACGAGCGCCTTCCCGACCTCGTCGCGGCGGGCGATGGGAAGGAGTGGGACGAACCGGTGGCGTTCGTCGAGGAACTGCTCGTCGACGACCCGGAGCACGTCGTCGACGCGCTCACCGGGGCCATCCGTGAGGGCGCGACACAGACGGAGCTCGCGGACGCCGTCGCGCGCGCCGCGACCCGCCGTGTCGCCTGGTTCGCCACCAACAACGAGTTCTCGGACTGGAACACGGTCCACCACACGTTCTCGTACGCGAACGCCGTCTTCGAGGCGACCCAGCGCACCGACGCGACGGCGCTCTACCGCGGCTGCTTCGACGCCGCCATCTCCATCTATCTCGACCGCTTCCTCAACAGTCCGCGCGCGCCGCTCCCGACGCCCGACGACTCTGACCGCGACCCCGCCGACGTCCGCGAGGACCTCCTCGCGTGCTTCGACGAACAGGGACAGGTGAACAGTGCGGCGACACTCGTTTCCGAGCACTTCGACGCCGGCGGCGACGTGGATGACCTGAAGCGCGCGCTGGGACGTGGGCTCCTCCGGGAGGACGCCGGCTTCCACACCATCCAGAACGTCGAGGGGCACTTCGCGCGCCACGACGCCGTCGACGACGCGTGGGAGAAGCGACTCGCGCTGATGGCCGCCGCCCGCTACATGGCCGCGCACTTCCCGACGCGCCGCTCGAACGAGCAGACGTTCTCCATCGCTACGCGGCTCCACCGCGGCGAGAAGCTCCACGAGGCGGAGTGA